From the Lepus europaeus isolate LE1 chromosome 12, mLepTim1.pri, whole genome shotgun sequence genome, one window contains:
- the DOLK gene encoding dolichol kinase, with the protein MTREGPPRAAEAAAPLSGSVLAEAAVVFAVVLSVHAAVWDRYSWCAVALAVQAFYVQYKWDRLLQQGNAVFQFRVAANSGLLPASVVMPLLGLVVKQRCQAAENPYFERFGIVVAATGMAVALFSSVLALGITRPVPTNTCAISGLAGGVIVYVMKHSLSVGEVIEVLEVLLIFVYLNMILLYLLPRCFTPGEALLVLGGISFVLNQLIKRSLTVVETQGDPVDFFLLVVVVGMVLLGVFFSTLFVFMDSGTWASSIFFHLMTCVLGLGVVLPWLHWLTRRNPLLWLLQFLFQTDTRIYLLAYWSLLAALACLVVLYQNAKRSSSECKKHRAPTIARKYFHFLVVATYIPGIIFDRPLLYVAATVCLAVFIFLEYVRYFRIKPLGHPLRSLLTLFLDERDSGPLILTHIYLLLGMSLPIWLVPRPCTQKGSLGGARALVPYAGVLAVGVGDTVASIFGSTIGEIRWPGTKKTFEGTMTSIFAQIISVALILIFDSGVDLNYGYAWILGSISTVSLLEAYTTQIDNLLLPLYLLILLMA; encoded by the coding sequence ATGACCCGAGAGGGCCCTCCCCGGGCCGCGGAGGCCGCGGCGCCGCTGAGCGGCTCGGTGCTGGCCGAGGCGGCCGTGGTGTTCGCGGTGGTGCTGAGCGTCCACGCGGCCGTGTGGGACCGGTACTCGTGGTGCGCCGTGGCGCTCGCGGTGCAGGCCTTCTACGTGCAGTATAAGTGGGACCGGCTGCTGCAGCAGGGCAACGCGGTGTTCCAGTTCCGCGTGGCGGCCAACAGCGGCCTGCTGCCCGCCTCGGTGGTCATGCCGCTGCTCGGGCTGGTGGTCAAGCAGCGCTGCCAGGCGGCCGAGAACCCGTACTTCGAGCGCTTCGGCATCGTGGTGGCAGCCACCGGCATGGCGGTGGCCCTCTTCTCCTCCGTGCTGGCGCTGGGCATCACGCGCCCGGTGCCCACCAACACGTGCGCCATCTCGGGCCTGGCCGGCGGCGTCATCGTGTACGTCATGAAGCACTCGCTGAGCGTGGGCGAGGTGATCGAGGTCCTGGAAGTCCTGCTCATCTTCGTGTACCTGAACATGATCCTGCTGTACCTGCTGCCCCGCTGCTTCACCCCCGGCGAGGCGCTGCTGGTGCTGGGGGGCATCAGCTTCGTCCTCAACCAGCTCATCAAGCGCTCGCTGACCGTGGTGGAGACGCAGGGAGACCCGGTGGACTTCTTCCTGctcgtggtggtggtgggcatGGTGCTCCTGGGAGTCTTCTTCAGCACCCTCTTCGTCTTCATGGACTCGGGCACCTGGGCCTCCTCCATCTTCTTCCACCTCATGACCTGCGTGCTGGGCCTCGGcgtggtcctgccctggctgcacTGGCTCACCCGCAGGAaccccctgctctggctcctgcagTTCCTCTTCCAAACCGACACCCGCATCTACCTCCTAGCCTACTGGTCGCTGCTGGCTGCCTTGGCCTGCCTGGTGGTGCTGTACCAGAACGCCAAGCGGTCATCTTCCGAGTGCAAGAAGCACCGGGCCCCCACCATCGCGCGGAAGTATTTCCACTTCCTCGTGGTGGCCACCTACATCCCCGGCATCATCTTCGACCGGCCGCTGCTGTACGTGGCCGCCACCGTGTGCCTGGCGGTCTTCATCTTCCTGGAGTACGTGCGCTACTTCCGCATCAAGCCCCTGGGCCACCCCCTGCGGAGCCTGCTGACCCTCTTCCTGGACGAGCGGGACAGCGGCCCGCTCATCCTCACACACATCTACCTGCTCCTGGGCATGTCCCTTCCCATTTGGCTGgtccccaggccctgcacccagaagggtagcctgggaggagccagggcccTGGTCCCCTATGCCGGCGTCCTGGCTGTGGGGGTGGGCGACACCGTGGCCTCCATCTTCGGCAGCACCATAGGCGAGATCCGCTGGCCTGGAACCAAGAAGACTTTCGAGGGTACCATGACGTCCATCTTCGCACAGATCATCTCTGTGGCGCTCATCTTGATCTTTGACAGCGGGGTGGACCTGAACTACGGCTACGCCTGGATCCTGGGCTCCATCAGCACCGTGTCCCTGCTCGAAGCGTACACCACGCAGATAGAcaatctcctgctgcctctctacCTCTTGATACTGCTGATGGCCTAG
- the PHYHD1 gene encoding phytanoyl-CoA dioxygenase domain-containing protein 1, whose protein sequence is MACLSPSQLQKFREDGFLVLEGFLSVDECVALQQRIGQIVAQMDVPPHCRTEFSTQEEEQLRAQGNSDYFLSSGDKIRFFFEKCVFDEKGKFLVPPEKSVNKIGHALHARDPVFKSVTHSPKVQALARSLGLQMPVVVQSMYIFKQPHCGGEVTPHQDASFLYTEPLGRVLGMWIALEDATLENGCLWFIPGSHTSGVSRRMVRAPAGTRFLGAEPERDHSLFVPTPVRTGALVLIHGEVVHKSEQNLSERSRHAYTFHLMEAAGTTWSHENWLQPTAELPFPPLYT, encoded by the exons TTCCGGGAGGATGGGTTCCTGGTGCTCGAAGGGTTCTTGTCTGTGGACGAGTGTGTGGCCCTGCAACAGAGGATTGGCCAGATAGTGGCCCAGATGGACGTCCCGCCCCACTGCCGCACCGAGTTCTCcacccaggaggaggagcagctccgAGCCCAG GGCAACTCTGACTACTTCCTGAGCAGTGGCGACAAGATTCGATTCTTCTTTGAGAAATGCGTTTTTGACGAGAAAG GGAAGTTCCTGGTCCCTCCGGAGAAATCGGTCAACAAAATCGGCCATG CCCTGCATGCCCGTGACCCTGTCTTCAAGAGTGTCACACACTCCCCCAAGGTGCAG GCCTTGGCCAGAAGCCTGGGCCTGCAGATGCCCGTGGTGGTGCAGAGCATGTACATCTTTAAG CAACCGCACTGTGGCGGTGAAG TCACCCCCCACCAGGACGCCTCCTTCCTGTACACGGAGCCCCTGGGCCGGGTGCTGGGCATGTGGATTGCGCTGGAGGACGCCACGCTGGAGAACGGCTGCCTCTGGTTCATCCCTGGCTCCCACACCA GCGGAGTGTCAAGGAGGATGGTGCGGGCGCCTGCAGGCACCAGGTTCCTCGGAGCTGAGCCGGAGCGGGACCACAGCCTCTTTGTGCCCACACCAGTGCGCACAG GGGCCCTAGTCCTGATCCACGGAGAAGTGGTGCACAAGAGCGAGCAGAACCTGTCCGAGCGCTCGCGCCACGCCTACACGTTCCACCTCATGGAGGCCGCCGGCACCACCTGGAGCCACGAGAACTG GCTCCAGCCAACAGCTGAGCTGCCTTTCCCCCCACTGTACACCTGA